A window from Pseudobutyrivibrio ruminis HUN009 encodes these proteins:
- the fliE gene encoding flagellar hook-basal body complex protein FliE, producing MDVSSIQSLYGATPVTSSETKVNADTGFQSMLNSVMSLLEDTNSQIQQAHKEEVAFQLGETDNTHDLMIAEQKANIALQYTVAVRDRVLEAYQQIMQMQV from the coding sequence ATGGACGTTAGTTCTATTCAGAGTTTATATGGTGCTACGCCGGTCACATCAAGCGAGACAAAAGTGAACGCAGATACAGGATTTCAAAGCATGCTTAATTCTGTTATGAGCTTATTAGAGGATACAAACTCACAGATTCAACAGGCTCATAAAGAAGAAGTTGCTTTTCAGCTTGGTGAGACAGACAACACTCATGATTTGATGATTGCAGAGCAGAAGGCAAACATTGCATTACAGTATACTGTAGCAGTTCGTGATAGAGTGCTTGAGGCTTATCAGCAGATTATGCAGATGCAAGTCTAA
- a CDS encoding YifB family Mg chelatase-like AAA ATPase, with protein MYSIVNTATIFGIDSKLISVEADISEGMPIFEMVGYLSSEVKEAKERVRAALKNAGYALPIKRITVNLSPASIRKTGAGFDLPIAVAILSAIGIINCEKLSSICLCGEIGLDGKIQPVNGVLSMAMEARRNNLQIMIVPKDNLVEARLVNDLTTIGVSQISEVIELLNEGVFDAKDEIINMEETSQEDMEYDFSMINGQQALRRACEVAISGMHNMLMVGPPGAGKSMIAKCIPSILPAMDADEQLELSKIYSVCGMFDERGGLMKKRPFRSPHHTVSPQGLVGGGQNPKPGEISLAHGGVLFLDELTEFTKSTIEMLRQPLEDKKVNISRASGSFTFPADFVMVAAMNPCSCGYYPDLNRCHCSRMSIQRYLAKISQPLLDRIDICVEAPTLNFAQIALRQKNESSADIRVRVERVHEIQRERYKNFDFKFNSQIPSSHIDVFCPLKEDEAKYMEEMYDKYSLTARTYHKVLRVARTIADMDGCQDISLVHLQEAVCYRGLDKHYWEEGI; from the coding sequence TTGTATAGTATTGTAAATACCGCGACGATTTTCGGTATTGATTCTAAGCTTATATCTGTGGAAGCAGATATATCTGAAGGTATGCCCATTTTTGAAATGGTGGGTTATCTTTCATCTGAAGTGAAAGAAGCTAAGGAGAGGGTGAGGGCTGCACTTAAGAATGCAGGCTATGCGCTACCTATTAAGCGAATCACGGTCAATTTATCACCAGCAAGTATTAGAAAAACAGGAGCAGGCTTTGATTTGCCTATTGCTGTGGCTATTTTATCTGCTATAGGAATAATTAATTGCGAGAAGCTTTCATCTATATGTCTATGTGGCGAAATAGGCCTAGATGGCAAAATACAGCCTGTAAATGGTGTGCTATCTATGGCTATGGAGGCCAGAAGAAATAATTTGCAGATAATGATTGTTCCTAAGGACAATTTAGTTGAGGCTAGGCTGGTAAATGATTTGACTACAATTGGCGTAAGCCAGATTTCTGAGGTAATCGAGCTTTTAAATGAAGGCGTATTTGATGCCAAAGATGAAATAATCAATATGGAAGAGACATCTCAGGAGGATATGGAATATGATTTTTCCATGATTAATGGACAACAGGCTCTTCGTCGAGCTTGTGAGGTGGCTATCTCAGGCATGCATAATATGCTTATGGTTGGCCCTCCGGGAGCGGGGAAATCCATGATAGCGAAATGTATTCCTTCTATATTACCTGCTATGGATGCTGATGAGCAGTTAGAATTATCAAAGATTTATTCTGTCTGCGGTATGTTTGATGAACGGGGCGGTCTTATGAAGAAAAGACCTTTTAGAAGCCCACATCATACCGTGTCGCCTCAGGGATTGGTTGGAGGTGGACAGAATCCAAAACCAGGCGAAATATCCTTGGCTCATGGAGGGGTACTGTTTTTAGATGAGCTTACAGAGTTCACTAAATCTACAATTGAAATGCTAAGACAACCTCTTGAGGATAAAAAGGTAAATATTTCAAGAGCTTCTGGAAGCTTTACATTTCCGGCAGACTTTGTAATGGTGGCTGCAATGAATCCTTGTTCTTGCGGGTATTATCCTGATTTGAATAGATGCCACTGTAGCAGAATGTCCATTCAAAGATATTTGGCTAAGATATCTCAACCATTGCTTGATAGAATTGATATTTGCGTAGAAGCACCTACTTTAAATTTTGCACAGATTGCATTGCGTCAGAAAAATGAGTCTTCAGCTGATATAAGAGTTAGAGTGGAGCGGGTTCATGAAATTCAACGTGAACGATATAAGAATTTTGATTTTAAGTTTAACAGTCAGATTCCTAGTAGCCATATAGATGTATTTTGCCCTCTAAAGGAGGATGAAGCTAAATATATGGAAGAAATGTATGATAAGTATTCCCTTACTGCTAGAACCTATCATAAGGTGCTTAGAGTGGCTAGAACGATAGCAGATATGGATGGTTGCCAGGATATTAGCCTTGTGCATCTTCAGGAGGCAGTTTGCTATAGAGGGCTTGATAAGCATTACTGGGAGGAGGGAATCTAA
- the trpS gene encoding tryptophan--tRNA ligase: MEKERKVLYSGMQATGKLTIGNYIGALKNWVNLHEDYDCFFGVMDLHSLTVRQNPTEFRQNARRIYTQYVAAGLDPQKNCIYFQSHVPAHAQLGWILDCYTYMGELNRMTQFKDKSAKHADNINAGLFTYPALMAADILLYQTDLVPIGADQKQHLEICRDVAERFNNIYGDVFTIPEGYFPKAGARIMSLAEPTKKMSKSDENVNATIYLIDDKDTIIRKFKKAVTDSDAEVRYDVENKPGVSNLMEIYGVVTGKSMDEVAKEFEGKGYGDFKLAVGEAVADMLEPFHVRCAELEKDKAYIDGCIKENAEKASYFANKTLRKVHKKLGLTEMIR; this comes from the coding sequence ATGGAAAAAGAGAGAAAAGTATTATATTCAGGTATGCAGGCAACAGGAAAGCTTACCATTGGCAATTATATAGGAGCATTAAAGAACTGGGTAAATCTTCACGAGGACTATGATTGCTTCTTTGGTGTTATGGATTTACATTCTCTTACAGTTAGACAGAATCCTACAGAATTTAGACAAAACGCAAGAAGAATATATACACAGTATGTGGCAGCTGGACTTGATCCACAGAAAAACTGTATTTATTTCCAGTCACATGTACCAGCACATGCTCAGTTAGGCTGGATTCTCGATTGCTATACATACATGGGTGAGCTTAATCGTATGACTCAGTTTAAGGATAAGTCTGCAAAACATGCAGATAATATTAATGCAGGCTTGTTTACATATCCTGCACTTATGGCTGCAGATATTCTTTTGTATCAGACTGATTTGGTGCCAATTGGAGCAGATCAGAAGCAGCACTTGGAAATCTGTAGAGACGTTGCAGAGCGTTTCAACAATATTTACGGAGATGTATTTACTATTCCAGAAGGATATTTCCCAAAGGCGGGCGCGCGAATCATGTCTCTTGCAGAGCCTACAAAGAAAATGTCTAAATCAGATGAGAATGTTAATGCAACAATCTATCTTATTGATGATAAGGATACAATCATCCGCAAGTTTAAGAAGGCTGTTACAGATTCTGATGCTGAAGTTAGATATGATGTTGAAAATAAGCCTGGTGTATCAAATCTTATGGAAATCTACGGTGTTGTTACTGGAAAGTCTATGGATGAGGTTGCTAAAGAATTTGAAGGTAAGGGATATGGCGATTTTAAGCTTGCTGTTGGTGAGGCAGTAGCGGATATGCTTGAACCATTCCACGTTCGTTGCGCAGAGCTTGAAAAGGATAAGGCATATATTGATGGCTGCATCAAGGAGAATGCAGAAAAGGCATCTTATTTTGCTAATAAAACTCTTCGCAAGGTACATAAGAAGCTTGGTTTAACAGAAATGATTAGATAA
- the codY gene encoding GTP-sensing pleiotropic transcriptional regulator CodY, with translation MSVQLLDKTRKIGKLLHNNNSSKVVFNDICSVLTDILDSSVLVISKKGKVLGLSHLPNTTEIGELIVDEVGGFIDPLLNERLLSILSTKENVNLKTLGFEKSDIDMYSAIIAPIDIAGERLGTLFVYRFDKQYDIDDIILTEYGTTVVGLEMMRSVNEESAEENRKLQVVKSAISTLSYSELEAIIHIFDELDGNEGVLVASKIADRVGITRSVIVNALRKFESAGVIESRSSGMKGTYIKVLNDVVFDELNEIKKNK, from the coding sequence ATGAGCGTACAGTTATTAGACAAGACAAGAAAGATTGGAAAACTTCTTCACAATAATAATTCATCAAAGGTTGTTTTTAACGACATTTGCTCTGTTCTTACAGATATTTTGGATTCTTCGGTTCTTGTTATTTCTAAGAAGGGTAAGGTCCTTGGACTTTCACACTTACCAAACACTACAGAAATTGGTGAGTTAATTGTTGACGAGGTTGGAGGATTTATTGATCCACTTTTAAACGAGAGATTACTTTCAATTCTTTCAACAAAGGAAAATGTTAACTTAAAGACATTAGGTTTTGAAAAGTCTGATATTGATATGTATTCAGCAATCATTGCACCAATTGATATTGCTGGCGAGAGACTTGGAACACTTTTTGTTTACAGATTTGATAAGCAGTACGATATTGATGACATCATCCTTACAGAGTACGGTACAACAGTTGTTGGACTTGAGATGATGCGTTCAGTAAACGAAGAGTCTGCAGAAGAGAACAGAAAGCTCCAGGTTGTTAAGAGCGCTATTTCTACACTTTCATACTCTGAGCTTGAAGCTATCATCCATATCTTTGATGAGCTTGATGGAAACGAAGGCGTTCTTGTTGCTTCAAAGATTGCAGATAGAGTTGGTATTACAAGATCAGTTATAGTAAATGCACTTCGTAAGTTTGAATCAGCTGGTGTAATTGAATCTCGTTCATCTGGTATGAAGGGTACATACATCAAGGTTCTTAATGACGTTGTATTTGATGAGCTTAATGAGATTAAGAAAAATAAATAA
- the topA gene encoding type I DNA topoisomerase yields the protein MAKNLVIVESPAKVHTIKKFLGSNYEVMASQGHVRDMPKSQLGFDPENDFEPKYITIRGKGELLAALRKEVKKADKIYLATDPDREGEAISWHLTHALNLQDKKVYRITFNEITKTAVKNSLKHPREIDMDLVDAQQARRMLDRMVGYKISPLLWAKVKRGLSAGRVQSVALRIICDREKEIEQFIPQEYYTLDVLLDAKDAKKPIVAKYYGDTSGKKDISDKESLDKIMNDLKGADFNIASIKRGTREKKAPLPFTTSTMQQEASKALNFSIQKTMSVAQQLYEGVSVKGHGTIGLITYLRTDSTRVSDEARAAAEQFITGNYGQEYLSAPVNSSKKNTGKVQDAHEAIRPANIELIPSEIKESLTRDQFRLYQLVWKRFVASQMANAIYDTVSLNVQAKNHVFTASDSSIKFDGFMMIYVSADDEAESKTHPLSKLTEDTKLEFNSFEEKQHFTQPAPHFTEASLVKTLEELGIGRPSTYSPTITTLLKRHYITKEAKNLFVTELGEVVNSIMEASFPIIVDDKFTANLELLLDGVEEGTVEWKSVVRNFYPDLEKAVEVAEEELAKVEIHDEVTDVICEECGRNMVIKFGPHGKFLACPGFPECRNTKPFLEKIGVPCPKCGGDVVIRKSQKGRKFFGCANHPECDFISWSKPTTEKCPKCGTYMVEKGNKLVCANDDCRFVENQNK from the coding sequence ATGGCAAAAAATCTAGTCATTGTGGAGTCACCAGCAAAGGTGCATACAATCAAAAAGTTTTTAGGCAGCAATTACGAGGTTATGGCATCACAGGGCCATGTTCGAGATATGCCTAAAAGTCAGCTTGGCTTTGACCCAGAAAATGATTTTGAACCTAAATATATAACAATTCGTGGAAAGGGTGAGCTTCTTGCTGCACTCCGTAAGGAAGTAAAGAAAGCAGATAAGATTTATCTCGCAACTGATCCCGACCGTGAGGGAGAAGCTATTTCATGGCATCTTACTCACGCACTCAACTTACAAGATAAAAAGGTATACAGAATTACCTTTAATGAGATAACAAAAACTGCTGTAAAGAATTCACTTAAGCATCCAAGAGAAATAGATATGGATTTAGTTGATGCACAGCAGGCAAGACGTATGCTTGATAGAATGGTTGGATATAAAATCTCTCCACTTCTTTGGGCAAAGGTTAAGAGAGGCCTATCGGCAGGCCGTGTACAGTCTGTTGCACTTCGTATTATTTGCGACAGAGAAAAAGAAATTGAACAATTTATTCCTCAGGAATATTACACACTTGATGTATTGCTTGATGCTAAGGATGCAAAGAAGCCAATCGTTGCTAAATATTATGGTGATACATCTGGTAAGAAGGATATTTCAGACAAGGAAAGCCTTGACAAAATCATGAATGATTTAAAGGGTGCTGATTTTAACATCGCTTCTATTAAGCGTGGAACTAGAGAAAAGAAGGCGCCATTGCCTTTTACTACATCTACAATGCAGCAAGAGGCATCAAAGGCTTTAAACTTCTCAATTCAAAAGACTATGAGCGTTGCTCAGCAGCTTTATGAAGGTGTTAGTGTTAAGGGCCATGGAACAATCGGTCTTATCACATATCTTCGTACTGATTCTACAAGAGTTTCAGATGAGGCGAGAGCGGCAGCTGAGCAGTTCATTACTGGCAATTATGGTCAGGAATATTTGTCAGCTCCTGTAAATTCAAGCAAGAAGAATACTGGTAAGGTTCAGGATGCTCACGAGGCTATTCGTCCTGCCAATATCGAATTGATTCCATCTGAAATCAAGGAGAGCCTTACTAGAGATCAGTTTAGACTATATCAGCTTGTATGGAAGAGATTTGTGGCAAGCCAGATGGCAAATGCCATTTATGATACAGTTTCACTAAATGTTCAGGCAAAGAATCATGTATTTACAGCATCTGATTCTTCAATTAAGTTTGATGGATTTATGATGATTTATGTTTCAGCTGATGATGAAGCAGAATCTAAGACTCATCCGTTATCAAAGCTTACAGAAGATACAAAGCTTGAGTTTAATTCTTTTGAGGAAAAGCAGCATTTTACACAGCCAGCACCTCATTTTACAGAAGCGTCTCTCGTAAAGACATTAGAAGAGCTTGGTATTGGTAGACCATCAACCTATTCACCTACCATTACAACTCTTTTAAAGCGTCATTACATTACAAAAGAGGCAAAGAACCTTTTTGTTACAGAACTTGGTGAAGTAGTCAATTCAATTATGGAGGCATCATTCCCTATAATTGTTGATGATAAATTTACTGCAAACTTGGAATTACTGCTTGACGGTGTTGAAGAGGGAACAGTTGAATGGAAATCTGTTGTAAGAAACTTCTACCCAGACCTTGAAAAGGCAGTTGAAGTGGCAGAAGAGGAGCTTGCAAAAGTTGAGATTCATGATGAAGTTACTGATGTTATCTGCGAAGAGTGCGGAAGAAACATGGTAATTAAATTTGGACCTCATGGTAAATTCTTAGCTTGCCCAGGATTTCCAGAATGTAGAAATACAAAACCATTCCTTGAAAAGATAGGAGTGCCATGCCCTAAGTGTGGCGGCGACGTTGTTATTAGAAAGTCACAGAAAGGAAGAAAATTCTTTGGATGTGCAAATCATCCTGAGTGTGACTTTATTAGCTGGTCAAAGCCAACCACAGAGAAGTGTCCAAAGTGTGGAACATATATGGTGGAAAAGGGTAATAAACTTGTTTGTGCAAATGATGATTGTAGATTTGTAGAAAATCAGAATAAATAG
- the flgB gene encoding flagellar basal body rod protein FlgB → MISSDAFGYINLLDNTADVSWQRQTLIMNNIANATTPGYKRQDIEFESVLRKELINTHERSLERAVNVLDDDGNHVDGIEYTDYENYSYRLDGNNVDMDTENVELASEQIRYQTLTTSVNNEVGRFKSVIS, encoded by the coding sequence ATGATTAGTTCAGATGCATTCGGATATATCAACTTACTTGATAATACAGCAGATGTGAGCTGGCAGCGCCAGACTCTTATTATGAATAACATTGCTAACGCTACAACTCCTGGTTATAAGAGACAGGATATAGAGTTTGAGAGTGTCCTTAGAAAAGAGCTTATCAACACTCATGAGCGTTCTTTGGAAAGAGCGGTTAATGTCTTAGACGATGATGGAAATCATGTTGATGGCATTGAATATACAGATTATGAGAATTACTCATACAGACTCGATGGCAACAACGTTGACATGGATACAGAAAATGTGGAGCTTGCTTCTGAACAGATTAGATATCAGACTCTCACAACCAGTGTTAACAATGAAGTTGGACGTTTCAAGTCAGTTATTTCATAA
- the flgC gene encoding flagellar basal body rod protein FlgC, whose protein sequence is MGLFQPFDIAASGMTAQRFRMDVIAENIANVNTTRTENGGPYTRKIVTFQEKQLKAGTPSFRNILKESTAAYNGNGVKVSKVSEDTETDYIMEYDPSHPDADENGYVRYPNVNTVTEMTNLIDASRAYEANTTAFQAIKSMATSGISIGQG, encoded by the coding sequence ATGGGATTATTTCAACCTTTTGACATTGCTGCATCAGGCATGACAGCACAGCGTTTCAGAATGGATGTTATCGCTGAAAATATTGCAAATGTCAACACCACTCGCACAGAGAATGGTGGCCCTTATACGCGTAAAATAGTTACATTCCAGGAAAAACAGTTAAAGGCGGGTACTCCATCTTTTAGAAACATTCTTAAAGAGAGCACAGCAGCTTATAATGGCAATGGCGTAAAAGTTTCAAAAGTGTCTGAAGACACTGAAACAGATTACATAATGGAATACGATCCATCTCATCCAGATGCTGATGAAAATGGATACGTTAGATATCCAAACGTAAATACAGTTACAGAGATGACTAACCTTATCGATGCCAGCCGTGCGTACGAAGCAAATACCACAGCATTCCAGGCTATTAAGTCTATGGCTACAAGCGGCATTTCAATTGGACAGGGATGA
- the dprA gene encoding DNA-processing protein DprA → MDKHLYQYWFMRNEDITYSRKHKLIDYFYDSYNIYFATKKDLVDSGLMDDKTADTFILNRGKFDLSKEYEEFSHSPFSFITMEDVAYPDKLRNIYDKPYGLYYVGQIPSLERAVSIVGARRCSAYGKRIALQIGDKLGQNGYTVISGMARGIDAYGHKGCIDAGGKTIAVLGSGCDVIYPADNRILYEEILSTGGAIISEYQMGTSPVAMNFPRRNRIVSALSDIVVVIEAREKSGSLITADFALEQGKDIYVTPGRIGDSLSSGTNKLIAQGAGIIYDIDQFIADIQNFYGLKPEKINAEKKPKIILTEEQKRVYKLFDDYPKSISTVIEESGMDYLNLLSVVLSLERLELLSEVFKNNYVKTA, encoded by the coding sequence ATGGACAAACACCTTTACCAGTACTGGTTTATGCGTAATGAAGATATTACTTATTCAAGAAAACATAAACTTATTGATTATTTCTACGATAGTTATAATATCTATTTTGCTACGAAAAAAGATTTGGTTGATTCGGGATTGATGGATGATAAAACAGCCGATACTTTTATACTTAATCGCGGCAAGTTTGATTTATCTAAGGAGTATGAGGAGTTTTCGCATTCCCCTTTTTCCTTTATAACAATGGAAGATGTGGCCTATCCTGATAAGCTAAGAAACATTTATGATAAGCCCTATGGTCTTTATTATGTTGGGCAAATTCCATCTTTGGAAAGGGCGGTTTCTATTGTAGGAGCTAGACGATGCAGTGCATATGGCAAAAGAATTGCTCTTCAAATTGGAGACAAACTTGGACAAAATGGATACACCGTTATCAGTGGTATGGCCAGAGGAATCGATGCATATGGTCATAAAGGATGTATAGATGCAGGTGGTAAAACTATAGCTGTTTTGGGAAGCGGCTGTGATGTAATATATCCTGCTGATAATAGAATATTATATGAAGAGATTCTTTCAACTGGCGGAGCTATAATTTCAGAATATCAGATGGGGACAAGTCCTGTTGCAATGAACTTTCCTAGAAGAAACAGGATAGTTTCGGCACTTTCTGATATTGTTGTTGTAATTGAAGCAAGGGAAAAATCCGGTTCTTTGATTACAGCAGATTTTGCGTTGGAACAAGGTAAGGATATTTACGTTACTCCCGGTAGAATAGGGGATTCGTTAAGTTCTGGCACAAATAAACTTATTGCCCAAGGGGCAGGAATCATATACGACATAGATCAGTTTATAGCTGATATACAAAATTTTTATGGATTAAAACCTGAAAAAATTAACGCTGAAAAGAAGCCAAAAATTATTCTTACTGAAGAGCAGAAAAGGGTATACAAATTGTTTGATGATTATCCTAAAAGTATTTCCACAGTTATAGAAGAAAGTGGTATGGATTATCTTAATTTATTGTCTGTAGTGCTGTCTTTAGAAAGGCTTGAATTGCTTTCTGAAGTGTTCAAAAATAATTACGTAAAAACAGCGTGA
- a CDS encoding DUF5662 family protein, translated as MKAWEHFKTITHHRRLVRKGCFAVGLYMQGLLHDLSKYSWVEFRVGAKYYQGTQSPNNAERLETGVSMAWLHHKGRNKHHFEYWIDYSLDEHHHMTGMEMPVKYVVEMYCDRVAACKTYQKEKYNDSSALEYYNRGKGKYMMHPKTAALLEDMLTYLAEHGESATNEYIRKNILKNKK; from the coding sequence ATGAAGGCTTGGGAACATTTTAAAACAATCACCCATCATCGTCGTTTAGTTAGAAAGGGATGCTTTGCTGTAGGTCTATACATGCAGGGACTTCTACATGATTTATCAAAGTATTCATGGGTTGAGTTTCGAGTGGGGGCTAAGTATTATCAGGGTACACAGAGTCCAAATAATGCTGAAAGATTAGAGACAGGGGTTTCTATGGCGTGGCTTCATCATAAGGGACGCAACAAACATCATTTTGAATATTGGATAGATTACAGCTTGGATGAGCATCATCATATGACTGGCATGGAGATGCCTGTAAAATACGTTGTTGAAATGTATTGTGACAGAGTGGCAGCATGCAAGACCTATCAAAAGGAAAAGTATAACGATTCTAGCGCATTAGAATATTACAACAGGGGCAAGGGTAAATATATGATGCATCCTAAAACAGCGGCTTTGTTGGAGGATATGCTTACATATCTTGCTGAACACGGTGAGAGTGCGACAAACGAATATATTCGCAAAAATATACTAAAGAATAAAAAGTAA